The Pseudomonas fluorescens nucleotide sequence TCCTCGGCAATCTGACCTATCAATACGACGGTCCGGGGATGGTGCTGGCGCTGGTCGCGGTGATCTATGCAATAACCTGCCGGGTTGAACATCGCACTATTCGCACGCTGCTGGCGGCCCTGTTGATTGCCGTAACGCTGAGTCTATATCAACTGAGCATCAGCCTGTTTATTGGCTTGTGCATTGTCGAGTTCATCTGCGGGGTAAGAGACAAGGTTGCGCTCCAGGCATTGCTGGTGATGCTTGTGGAGCGGCTTGTGCAACTGGTAGTCGGTGGCCTCATGTATTTTCTTACCGCCTACCCACTGGCTGTCGATACCCGCGGCAGCCACCTGCCCGTTGATCAGCAGTGGCTCGGTGTGGTGTGGCAGAAGTTGTGCGTCTCAATGCAGATGCTGGGCTTGCTGATGGCCTCTGCGGGCAATGTGCTGACGCTTGCCCTGCTATTGGGGGCAGGTGCCGGTTTTGTATTGCTCATGGGAAACATTCGCCAGATGCACGGGCGGCCGTCCGCCAGGTTTGGCGTTGCGCTGCTGTACCTGCTCAGCCCGGTGGCCCTGGTCTGGAGTGTGCCGGGCATGATGCTGTTTCTTGCCGAGCCCAACCTTGAGGCTCGAAACTTCATCGGCTTTTCGGCAGTGCTGGTTTTACTGTTGTTGTTCAGTCACGAGTTGCTTGGGCGGGTCTGGCCGGGATTGCGCTGGCTGTTGATCTTGCCAACGCTGTTCATGTTTGCCTTCAGCTATGCCTATGGCCAGGTGATCATCGCCAAGAAAGAACTTGAATCAGCCATGGCGCACTACATTGCCAATGACCTGGTATCACGCAGTGAGCTGCGCGACGTAAACAGGTACAACTACCTGAGGGCACCCGGTGACGGTAACTGGTTGCCCAGAGGACATGGCGCCATCACCCACATGCCGCTACTGAGATACATCCTCAGCGGCTCCAATTCAGTGTTGCATGCGCAGTTTTTTCCCCGGCTGGGGATCAATAATGTCATTGGCGGTGAACGCTCGGACTTTGAGCGGTTGGTGGCGGCAGGGGGCGTGGGCGCGCCGCTGGTGGACAACCGGTTCTATTCGATCTACGTCACCGGTGAGCAGGGCTTCATTGTCATGAAGCCCATCCTGGAAGATGAAAACTACAATCACAACTGGCCCCGCGTCCCCTAGCGTTACCGATCTTCAGGCCGCCGCCACCTCTTGCGGCTCGAAGCTGTCCGCCCGCGCCATCTGCCACATGCGCGAGTAGAACTCGCCATTGACCTCGCCGCTGAGCAGTTCTCCCGGCTTGAGGAACACATGCATCTGCGAGAACAGCTTGATCTCGGTGGCGGAGATGCGCCGTACCAGGTGCTTGGCTTCCAGCTGCGAAGGGTGATCAAGACCTGCGGCGGCAAGCATCTCGGCCAGGGCCTTGAGGGTGTTGTGGTGGAAGTTGAATACCCGCTCGGCTTTATCAGGCACTACCAGGGCGCGCTGGCGCAGCGGGTCCTGGGTGGCGACGCCGGTCGGGCATTTGTTGGTGTGGCAGCTTTGCGACTGGATGCAGCCGATAGCGAACATGAAGCCGCGCGCCGAGTTGGCCCAGTCGGCACCGATGGCCAGGACGCTGGCGATGTCGAAGGCGCTGACGATCTTGCCGCTGGCACCAAGCTTGATCTTGTCGCGCAGGTTCAAGCCCACCAGGGTGTTGTGCACGAACAGC carries:
- a CDS encoding glucosyltransferase domain-containing protein translates to MDDNWRALLQAQDAWRNQGRILLEWLYKVLTFSQATINIFPMPLLISIVALAMAMARLTLWLFPRPGITSCLVILPVLCNPFFLGNLTYQYDGPGMVLALVAVIYAITCRVEHRTIRTLLAALLIAVTLSLYQLSISLFIGLCIVEFICGVRDKVALQALLVMLVERLVQLVVGGLMYFLTAYPLAVDTRGSHLPVDQQWLGVVWQKLCVSMQMLGLLMASAGNVLTLALLLGAGAGFVLLMGNIRQMHGRPSARFGVALLYLLSPVALVWSVPGMMLFLAEPNLEARNFIGFSAVLVLLLLFSHELLGRVWPGLRWLLILPTLFMFAFSYAYGQVIIAKKELESAMAHYIANDLVSRSELRDVNRYNYLRAPGDGNWLPRGHGAITHMPLLRYILSGSNSVLHAQFFPRLGINNVIGGERSDFERLVAAGGVGAPLVDNRFYSIYVTGEQGFIVMKPILEDENYNHNWPRVP